From a single Miscanthus floridulus cultivar M001 chromosome 8, ASM1932011v1, whole genome shotgun sequence genomic region:
- the LOC136472027 gene encoding germin-like protein 12-2 — MAASTYFLLVAFVALVISQATASDPSPLQDFCVADIHSPVKVNGFVCKDPMAVNADDFFKAANLDKPRDTMKSKVGSNVTLINVMQLPGLNTLGISLARIDYAPLGENPPHTHPRATEILTVLEGTLYVGFITSNTDNGNKLFAKVLNKGDVFVFPQGLIHFQFNPVHDKPAVAIAALSSQNPGVITIVNAVFGSKPPISDDVLAKAFQVQKGTIDWLQAQFWENNHY, encoded by the exons ATGGCTGCCTCCACCTACTTCCTCCTCGTTGCTTTTGTAGCATTGGTCATTTCTCAGGCCACTGCCTCTGACCCTAGCCCGCTCCAAGACTTCTGTGTTGCCGACATACACTCTCCGG TGAAGGTGAATGGATTTGTTTGCAAGGACCCCATGGCAGTGAACGCCGATGACTTTTTCAAGGCAGCAAACCTTGACAAGCCTAGGGACACCATGAAAAGCAAGGTTGGATCCAATGTCACTTTGATCAATGTCATGCAGTTGCCTGGACTCAACACCCTGGGCATCTCGTTGGCTCGCATTGACTACGCACCATTAGGCGAAAATCCGCCACACACCCACCCACGTGCCACAGAGATCCTCACCGTGCTCGAGGGTACACTTTATGTTGGATTTATCACCTCCAACACAGACAACGGTAACAAGCTATTCGCCAAGGTTCTCAACAAGGGTGACGTGTTTGTCTTCCCCCAAGGGCTCATACACTTCCAATTCAACCCGGTCCATGACAAGCCGGCTGTGGCAATCGCTGCACTAAGCAGCCAGAACCCTGGGGTTATTACTATTGTGAACGCAGTCTTTGGATCAAAGCCACCGATCTCAGATGATGTCTTGGCCAAGGCCTTCCAGGTGCAAAAGGGAACAATTGATTGGCTTCAAGCTCAGTTCTGGGAGAACAACCACTACTAA